A single genomic interval of Rhodopseudomonas palustris harbors:
- a CDS encoding SDR family oxidoreductase, whose protein sequence is MGLLDGKVALITGAGGGLGEAYAKLFAREGAAVVVNDLGGPRDGSGSDAGMAQQVVDSIKAAGGRAVANTADISTMAGGQSVFDDAIKHFGRADILVNNAGILLDQTFAKASEASWDKVMKVHLKGTFCVTQPVFKWMKDNGGGVIVNTSSTSGLLGNFGQSNYGAAKGGIWGLSNVLAIEGRKYNIRIWTLAPGALTRMTEDLPRYRENPGAALTPEGIAPAVLYMVSSLSGDQTGKVLGVSGPRGVREMKLMEMDGWKPPHNGWSAEDIVSHAGEIFFSEEAIKAAGRPR, encoded by the coding sequence ATGGGATTGCTCGATGGCAAGGTGGCGTTGATCACCGGGGCGGGCGGCGGGCTCGGTGAGGCCTATGCCAAGCTGTTCGCGCGCGAAGGCGCAGCGGTGGTGGTCAACGATCTCGGCGGACCGCGTGACGGTTCGGGCTCCGACGCTGGCATGGCGCAGCAGGTGGTCGACTCCATCAAGGCCGCGGGCGGCCGCGCCGTCGCCAACACCGCCGACATCTCGACGATGGCGGGCGGGCAATCGGTGTTCGACGATGCGATCAAGCATTTCGGCCGCGCCGACATCCTGGTCAACAACGCCGGCATCCTGCTCGACCAGACCTTCGCCAAGGCCTCGGAGGCGAGCTGGGACAAGGTGATGAAGGTGCACCTCAAGGGCACGTTCTGCGTCACCCAGCCGGTGTTCAAATGGATGAAGGACAATGGCGGCGGCGTCATCGTCAACACCTCGTCGACCTCCGGTCTGCTCGGCAATTTCGGCCAAAGCAATTACGGCGCGGCGAAGGGCGGCATCTGGGGCCTGTCCAACGTGCTGGCGATCGAGGGCCGCAAATACAACATCCGGATCTGGACGCTGGCGCCCGGCGCGCTGACCCGGATGACCGAAGACCTGCCGCGCTATCGCGAAAATCCGGGCGCGGCGCTGACGCCGGAGGGCATCGCCCCGGCCGTTCTGTACATGGTCTCCAGCCTGTCCGGCGATCAGACCGGCAAGGTGCTCGGCGTCTCCGGCCCGCGCGGGGTGCGCGAGATGAAGCTCATGGAAATGGACGGCTGGAAGCCGCCGCACAACGGTTGGTCGGCGGAGGACATTGTGAGCCACGCCGGCGAGATTTTCTTTTCGGAAGAGGCTATCAAGGCGGCCGGGCGCCCGCGCTGA
- a CDS encoding dihydrodipicolinate synthase family protein, with protein sequence MKLTPEAAGTFAIAPTPFYDDGKIDDVSIDRLTDFYAEVGCEGVTVLGILGEAPKLDAAEAEAVATRFIKRAKSMQVIVGVSAPGFAAMRRLARLSMDAGAAGVMIAPPPSLRTDEQITTYFRQATEAIGDDVPWVLQDYPLTLSVVMTPKVIRQIVMDSASCVMLKHEDWPGLEKITTLRGFQKDGSLRPLSILCGNGGLFLDFEMERGADGAMTGYCFPDMLVDVVKLSKAGQRDLAHNLFDAHLPLIRYEHQQGVGLSVRKYVLKKRGLLSSSAQRKPGASLTDTAREEVDYLLSRLARVDKRADFEPRTKAAE encoded by the coding sequence ATGAAGCTCACCCCGGAAGCCGCAGGCACCTTCGCCATCGCGCCGACCCCGTTCTACGATGACGGCAAGATCGACGACGTCTCGATCGACCGTCTGACCGATTTCTACGCGGAGGTCGGCTGCGAGGGCGTCACCGTGCTCGGCATCCTCGGTGAGGCGCCGAAGCTCGATGCCGCCGAGGCCGAGGCGGTGGCGACCCGCTTCATCAAGCGCGCCAAGTCGATGCAGGTGATCGTCGGCGTCTCGGCGCCGGGCTTCGCCGCGATGCGCCGGTTGGCACGGCTGTCGATGGATGCGGGCGCCGCAGGCGTGATGATCGCGCCGCCGCCGTCGCTGCGCACCGACGAGCAGATCACCACCTATTTCCGCCAGGCCACCGAGGCGATCGGCGACGATGTGCCGTGGGTTCTGCAGGACTATCCGTTGACCCTGTCGGTGGTGATGACCCCGAAGGTGATCCGGCAGATCGTGATGGACAGCGCGTCCTGCGTGATGCTGAAGCACGAAGACTGGCCGGGGCTCGAGAAGATCACCACGCTGCGCGGCTTCCAGAAGGACGGATCGCTGCGGCCGCTGTCGATCCTGTGCGGCAATGGCGGGCTGTTCCTGGACTTCGAGATGGAGCGCGGCGCCGACGGCGCCATGACCGGCTACTGCTTCCCGGACATGCTGGTGGACGTCGTCAAGCTGTCGAAGGCTGGCCAGCGCGATCTCGCGCACAATCTGTTCGACGCGCATCTGCCGCTGATCCGCTACGAGCATCAGCAGGGCGTCGGCCTGTCGGTCCGAAAATACGTGCTGAAGAAGCGTGGGCTGCTGTCGTCGAGCGCGCAGCGCAAGCCGGGCGCGAGCCTGACCGACACGGCACGCGAAGAGGTCGATTATCTGTTGTCGCGGCTGGCGCGGGTCGACAAACGCGCCGACTTCGAGCCGCGCACCAAAGCAGCGGAGTAA
- a CDS encoding MaoC family dehydratase, with protein MSARYDELMALKTTGQQYSYTDRDVMLYAYGIGMGADPMDENELAFVNEATYTERPLKVVPTFASVAAWGAGPGEMNLNRLLVVDGERDITFHKPMPVAANITADSSVVEVYDKGKDKGVVIRHQTILRDEAGEALATLLASRFARGDGGFGGPALEQPEPHKMPDRAPDRSVDISTRPDQALIYRLCGDRNPLHSDPEFAQKAGFPRPILHGMCTYGLTCRGVLQTYADYDASAFRQHAVRFSSPVYPGETVTMDMWKDGNVISFEARVKARNVTVIKSGRTVLG; from the coding sequence ATGTCGGCCCGCTACGACGAACTAATGGCCCTGAAGACGACCGGGCAGCAATACAGCTACACCGACCGCGATGTGATGCTGTACGCCTATGGCATCGGCATGGGTGCCGATCCGATGGACGAGAACGAGCTCGCCTTCGTCAACGAGGCAACCTACACCGAGCGCCCGTTGAAGGTGGTGCCGACCTTCGCTTCGGTCGCGGCGTGGGGCGCGGGTCCTGGTGAGATGAATCTCAACCGGCTGCTGGTGGTCGACGGCGAGCGCGACATCACCTTTCACAAGCCGATGCCGGTGGCGGCGAACATCACCGCGGATTCCAGCGTCGTCGAGGTGTACGACAAGGGCAAGGATAAGGGCGTGGTGATCCGTCACCAGACGATCCTGCGCGACGAGGCCGGTGAGGCGCTGGCGACGCTGCTGGCGTCGCGTTTTGCCCGCGGCGATGGCGGCTTCGGCGGCCCGGCGCTGGAGCAGCCAGAGCCGCACAAGATGCCGGATCGTGCTCCGGATCGCAGCGTCGACATCTCGACCCGGCCGGATCAGGCGTTGATCTATCGCCTCTGCGGCGACCGCAATCCGCTGCATTCCGATCCCGAGTTCGCGCAGAAGGCCGGCTTCCCACGCCCGATCCTGCACGGCATGTGCACCTACGGCCTGACCTGCCGCGGTGTGCTGCAGACCTATGCCGATTACGACGCCTCGGCCTTCAGGCAGCATGCAGTGCGGTTCTCCTCGCCGGTGTATCCGGGCGAGACCGTCACCATGGACATGTGGAAGGACGGCAACGTGATCTCGTTCGAAGCGCGGGTGAAGGCGCGCAACGTCACGGTGATCAAGAGCGGCCGGACGGTGCTGGGCTGA
- a CDS encoding PAS domain S-box protein gives MPNAVSSFIQSVRTRTLSIGQMTFGSFLLLLTIIAATSIGSVVAIRHIDRTFGELQRLQSVGDLAEEIERRMSDLRFAARQAVTEPAAQPAGKVFAAASALTELLKKTRLELAPDQQEMLDGVTERLTNYRDGLQRITELMQRRGELVAKIPALREAFEATIAGLSDRKLAGDLHSAQIKVGAALLSRDLMGASDAARRMRALPIGDAAAARSVRDYAELIASTAAVEQEIADLDRDVLGTEGRLIGKVTELLRDAAARRGRVLSRDLARTLAEDKWQSIVLGIAGVLVGWMAAAFVVRRTVGPLTAITRAIRSLAAGQQYTAIPATDVKNEIGDIARAAEVFRRTLVDADNAREAAVRALAEQRLAEESYRKLFEGSIDGIYVTTPDGALLNANPALARMMGYDSPAELIRATADVSTTIYLDPAKREEYRELMQRDGMVREFEYQARKRSGDVLWLSDSAGAVRDEAGNVIRYEGAVRDITDQKRAEQAVAASRLLLQQVIDTVPAVINVKDTELRYVLMNRYMAGVFGIHPRDAIGRTTAELMSRFGSHKTDANDKRVLATGEGLGFYEEEYRDATGATRQWLVNKMPLKDADGEIERIVTVALDIGERKRGELEMRQAKDAAEAALRNLRETQQSLIEAEKLAALGRLVAGVAHEVNNPVGISLTVASALERKAAVFATEVARGELKRSRLNEFLETTRDASSQLVANLNRAAELIQSFKQVAADRNYSDQRLFDLGDLTEQVVMSLRPGLRKHNLTLNVECQPGLMMNSYPGPYGQVLTNLFLNSVAHAFPNGRAGTVEIEVRAAGNDHVVVAYSDDGCGMSLDVRRRAFDPFFTTRRDQGGTGLGLHIVYNIVTNRLGGRLELDSEPGNGTRILMTLPRTAPQERAELSAASGS, from the coding sequence ATGCCAAACGCTGTTTCATCGTTCATCCAGAGCGTGAGGACACGGACGCTCTCGATCGGACAGATGACGTTCGGCAGCTTTCTGTTGCTGCTGACGATCATCGCCGCCACCTCTATCGGCAGCGTGGTGGCGATCCGGCATATCGACCGCACCTTCGGCGAGTTGCAGCGGCTGCAAAGCGTCGGCGACCTCGCCGAAGAGATCGAACGGCGGATGAGCGATCTGCGCTTCGCCGCTCGGCAAGCGGTGACCGAGCCGGCCGCGCAGCCCGCCGGCAAGGTGTTCGCCGCCGCGTCCGCGCTCACTGAACTTCTGAAGAAGACCCGTCTGGAACTGGCGCCGGATCAGCAGGAGATGCTCGACGGCGTCACCGAGCGTCTGACCAATTATCGCGACGGCCTTCAGCGCATCACCGAGCTGATGCAGCGCCGCGGCGAGCTGGTGGCGAAGATCCCTGCGCTGCGCGAGGCCTTCGAGGCGACGATCGCCGGCCTGTCCGATCGCAAGCTCGCCGGCGATCTGCATTCGGCCCAGATCAAGGTCGGCGCCGCGCTGCTGTCACGCGATCTGATGGGCGCCAGTGACGCGGCACGGCGGATGCGGGCGTTGCCGATCGGCGATGCCGCCGCGGCCCGTTCGGTGCGCGACTACGCCGAGCTGATCGCCTCGACCGCGGCGGTGGAGCAGGAGATCGCCGATCTCGATCGCGACGTGCTCGGCACCGAAGGCCGGCTGATCGGCAAGGTCACCGAGCTCCTGCGTGATGCCGCCGCCCGCCGCGGCCGGGTGCTATCGCGCGATCTCGCCCGCACGCTCGCCGAAGACAAGTGGCAGAGCATCGTGCTCGGCATCGCCGGCGTGCTGGTCGGCTGGATGGCGGCGGCGTTCGTGGTCCGCCGCACCGTCGGACCGCTGACGGCGATTACCCGGGCAATCCGCTCGCTGGCGGCTGGGCAGCAATACACCGCGATCCCGGCGACCGACGTGAAGAACGAGATCGGCGACATCGCCCGTGCCGCCGAAGTGTTCCGCCGCACGCTGGTCGATGCCGACAACGCCCGCGAGGCCGCGGTGCGGGCGCTCGCCGAACAACGGCTCGCCGAGGAAAGCTACCGCAAGCTGTTCGAAGGCTCGATCGACGGCATCTATGTGACCACGCCCGACGGCGCGCTGCTCAACGCCAATCCGGCGCTGGCCCGGATGATGGGCTACGACAGCCCGGCCGAACTGATCCGCGCCACCGCCGACGTCTCCACAACGATCTACCTCGATCCCGCCAAGCGTGAGGAATATCGCGAGCTGATGCAGCGCGACGGCATGGTGCGCGAATTCGAGTATCAGGCGCGCAAACGTAGCGGTGATGTGCTGTGGCTGTCGGACAGCGCCGGCGCGGTCCGCGACGAGGCCGGCAACGTGATCCGCTACGAAGGCGCGGTGCGCGACATCACCGATCAGAAGCGCGCCGAGCAGGCGGTTGCCGCAAGCCGGCTGCTGCTGCAGCAAGTCATCGACACCGTTCCGGCGGTGATCAACGTCAAGGATACCGAGCTGCGCTACGTGCTGATGAACCGCTATATGGCGGGCGTGTTCGGCATCCATCCGCGCGACGCGATCGGCCGCACCACCGCCGAGCTAATGTCGCGGTTCGGCTCGCACAAGACCGACGCCAACGACAAGCGCGTGCTCGCGACCGGCGAGGGGCTCGGCTTCTACGAGGAGGAGTACCGCGACGCGACCGGAGCGACGCGGCAGTGGCTGGTCAACAAGATGCCGCTGAAGGACGCCGACGGCGAGATCGAGCGGATCGTCACGGTGGCGCTGGATATCGGCGAACGCAAGCGCGGCGAGCTCGAGATGCGCCAGGCCAAGGATGCGGCCGAGGCGGCGCTGCGCAACCTGCGCGAGACCCAGCAATCGCTGATCGAAGCCGAAAAGCTCGCAGCGCTCGGCCGGTTGGTCGCCGGCGTTGCGCATGAGGTCAACAACCCGGTCGGCATCAGCCTGACGGTGGCTTCGGCGCTGGAGCGCAAGGCGGCGGTGTTTGCCACCGAGGTCGCGCGCGGCGAGCTGAAGCGCTCGCGCCTCAACGAGTTTCTGGAGACGACGCGCGATGCCTCGTCACAGCTCGTCGCCAATTTGAACCGCGCCGCCGAGCTGATCCAGTCGTTCAAGCAGGTCGCGGCCGACCGCAACTACTCGGACCAGCGCCTGTTCGATCTCGGCGATCTCACCGAGCAGGTGGTGATGAGCCTGCGGCCGGGCCTGCGCAAACACAATCTGACGCTGAACGTCGAGTGCCAGCCCGGCCTGATGATGAATTCCTATCCGGGCCCATACGGGCAGGTGCTGACCAACCTGTTTCTGAATTCGGTGGCGCACGCGTTTCCGAACGGGCGCGCCGGCACGGTCGAGATCGAGGTGCGCGCGGCCGGCAACGATCACGTCGTGGTCGCGTATTCCGACGACGGCTGCGGCATGAGCCTCGACGTCCGCCGCCGCGCCTTCGATCCGTTCTTCACCACGCGGCGCGACCAGGGCGGCACCGGCCTCGGCCTGCACATCGTCTACAACATCGTCACCAACCGGCTCGGCGGCCGGCTCGAGCTCGATTCCGAGCCCGGCAACGGCACGCGCATCCTGATGACTCTGCCGCGGACCGCGCCGCAGGAGCGCGCCGAGCTGTCAGCGGCGTCGGGCTCGTAG
- a CDS encoding NUDIX hydrolase translates to MTTEAAARPASTIVLLRQAAAGFDVFMMVRNYQVEFASGALVFPGGSVDAGDRDIVARPELYAGVNASVGPALEFRIAAIRETFEESGILLARPRGGDALVAASRAAEIEAAHRKALCDGNIAFAQILADNELVLALDLLVPYAHWITPEKLPKRFDTWFFLAEAPPEQLGMHDGWETTDSIWLSPREALDGGDSGRFTLPFPTTRNLIRLSQQPSVAAALDHARAQSIVTVLPIMSKDGDKRLLRIPAEAGYDGELFEFSGA, encoded by the coding sequence ATGACCACTGAAGCTGCCGCGCGTCCCGCATCGACCATCGTGCTGCTGCGCCAGGCCGCGGCCGGCTTCGACGTGTTCATGATGGTCCGGAATTATCAGGTCGAGTTCGCCTCCGGGGCCTTGGTGTTCCCCGGCGGCAGCGTCGATGCCGGCGATCGCGATATCGTCGCCCGGCCGGAGCTGTATGCCGGCGTCAATGCCTCGGTCGGCCCGGCGCTGGAATTCCGGATCGCTGCGATCCGCGAGACATTCGAGGAAAGCGGCATTTTGCTGGCGCGGCCGCGCGGCGGCGACGCGCTGGTCGCCGCCAGCCGCGCCGCCGAGATCGAGGCCGCACATCGCAAGGCGCTGTGCGACGGCAACATCGCGTTTGCGCAGATCCTCGCCGACAATGAGTTGGTGCTGGCGCTGGATCTGCTGGTGCCTTACGCGCACTGGATCACGCCGGAGAAATTGCCGAAGCGGTTCGACACCTGGTTCTTCCTCGCCGAGGCGCCGCCCGAACAGCTCGGTATGCACGACGGCTGGGAGACCACCGATTCGATCTGGCTGTCGCCGCGCGAGGCGCTGGACGGTGGCGACAGCGGCCGGTTCACGCTGCCGTTTCCGACCACGCGCAATCTGATCCGGCTCAGCCAGCAGCCGAGCGTCGCCGCAGCGCTCGATCACGCACGTGCACAGAGCATCGTGACCGTGCTGCCGATCATGAGCAAGGACGGCGACAAGCGTTTGCTGCGGATTCCGGCCGAAGCCGGTTACGACGGCGAGCTGTTCGAATTCTCAGGCGCGTAG
- a CDS encoding Zn-ribbon domain-containing OB-fold protein, with protein sequence MNSPVKYPAPQGNAETKPFWDAATEGKLLIKRCTACGEAHYFPRALCPFCFSDQTVWEESKGEGEIYSYSLMRKSPTGPYAIGYVTLKEGPSVLTNFVDCDFGQLKIGTKVKVVFKPTDGGAPLPFFTVA encoded by the coding sequence ATGAACAGCCCCGTGAAATATCCCGCGCCTCAGGGCAACGCCGAAACCAAGCCGTTCTGGGATGCGGCGACTGAAGGCAAGCTGCTGATCAAGCGGTGCACCGCTTGCGGCGAAGCGCATTACTTCCCGCGCGCGCTGTGCCCGTTCTGCTTCTCCGACCAGACGGTGTGGGAAGAGAGCAAGGGTGAGGGCGAGATCTACAGCTACAGCCTGATGCGCAAGTCGCCGACAGGTCCCTATGCGATCGGCTACGTCACGCTGAAGGAAGGCCCGTCGGTTCTGACCAATTTCGTCGACTGCGATTTCGGCCAGCTGAAGATCGGCACCAAGGTCAAGGTGGTGTTCAAGCCGACCGACGGCGGCGCGCCGCTGCCGTTCTTTACGGTGGCCTGA
- a CDS encoding PQQ-dependent dehydrogenase, methanol/ethanol family yields the protein MRKPADAVRTAIRPVQQPAIRLVARRLGAAALMAALLSPAVAAAQDSKGSAAHIRAVTGAVDSAAIVANAKTTKDWPSYGLDYAETRFSKLDQINTDNVKQLGLQWSYSLGSERGVEATPVVVDGIMYVTASWSVVHAIDTRTGKKLWTFDPKVDHSKGYRGCCDVVNRGVALYKGKVFVGAYDGRLIALDAATGSKAWEIDTLIDHEHSYTITGAPRVFNGKVVIGNGGAEYGARGYVTAYDAETGKQAWRWFTVPGDPSKPFEDESMEKAAKTWDPAGKWWLNGGGGTAWDTITFDPDLNLIYVGTGNGSPWNRHLRSPAGGDNLYLASIVALNADTGKYVWHYQETPGDNWDYTSTQPMILADIAIDGKPRKVILHAPKNGFFFVIDRTDGKFISAKNFVDVNWATGYDANGRPIEVPEARSADKSFDAIPGPYGAHNWHPMSFNPQTGLVYLPAQGVPVNLTGEKALTQNKMEPFKFGSTTGWNVGFTLNAVPPKNLPFGRLVAWDPVQQKEAWRAEYVSPWNGGTLTTAGNLVFQGTADGRFVAYNAKTGEKLWESPLGTGAVAAPATYMVDGVQYVSIAVGWGGVFGISARATETEAPGTVYTFAVGGKAKMPEFAKYQMGNLLTGIEYDPKDVAEGTAIYVAACATCHGVPGVDRGGNVKNLGYSTTDRIAHLKDIVFKGPFRDKGMPDFTGKLTEADVVKIQAFIQGTADAIRPKK from the coding sequence ATGAGGAAGCCTGCTGACGCGGTGCGGACTGCGATCCGACCTGTCCAACAACCCGCGATACGATTAGTTGCGAGGCGGCTCGGCGCTGCGGCGCTGATGGCTGCGCTGCTGTCGCCGGCGGTCGCCGCCGCGCAAGACTCCAAGGGCTCCGCCGCGCATATCCGCGCGGTGACAGGCGCGGTCGATAGCGCCGCGATCGTCGCCAACGCCAAGACCACCAAGGATTGGCCGAGTTACGGCCTCGACTACGCCGAGACCCGGTTCAGCAAGCTCGACCAGATCAACACCGACAACGTCAAGCAGCTCGGCCTGCAGTGGAGCTACAGCCTCGGCTCCGAACGCGGCGTCGAAGCGACGCCGGTGGTGGTCGACGGCATCATGTACGTCACCGCGTCATGGAGCGTCGTGCACGCGATCGACACCCGCACCGGCAAGAAGCTGTGGACGTTCGATCCCAAAGTCGATCACTCGAAGGGCTATCGCGGCTGCTGCGACGTCGTGAACCGCGGCGTCGCGCTGTACAAGGGCAAGGTGTTCGTCGGCGCCTACGACGGCCGGCTGATCGCGCTCGATGCCGCGACCGGCAGCAAGGCTTGGGAGATCGACACGCTGATCGACCACGAGCACTCCTACACCATCACCGGCGCGCCGCGGGTGTTCAACGGCAAGGTGGTGATCGGCAACGGCGGCGCCGAATACGGCGCGCGCGGCTACGTCACCGCCTATGATGCCGAGACCGGCAAGCAGGCATGGCGCTGGTTCACGGTGCCGGGCGATCCGAGCAAGCCGTTCGAAGACGAGTCGATGGAGAAGGCCGCCAAGACCTGGGATCCGGCCGGCAAATGGTGGCTCAATGGCGGTGGCGGCACCGCGTGGGACACCATCACCTTCGATCCCGACCTCAATCTGATCTATGTCGGCACTGGCAACGGCTCGCCGTGGAATCGGCATCTGCGCAGCCCGGCGGGCGGCGACAATCTGTATCTGGCCTCGATCGTGGCGCTGAATGCCGACACCGGCAAATACGTCTGGCACTATCAGGAGACACCCGGCGACAACTGGGACTACACCTCGACCCAGCCGATGATCCTCGCGGACATCGCGATCGACGGCAAGCCGCGCAAGGTGATCCTGCACGCGCCGAAGAACGGCTTCTTCTTCGTGATCGACCGCACCGACGGGAAGTTCATCTCGGCGAAGAACTTCGTCGATGTGAATTGGGCGACTGGCTACGATGCCAATGGCCGGCCGATCGAAGTGCCCGAAGCGCGGTCGGCGGACAAATCGTTCGACGCGATCCCGGGGCCGTATGGTGCGCACAACTGGCACCCGATGTCGTTCAACCCGCAGACCGGTCTGGTGTATCTGCCAGCGCAGGGTGTGCCGGTCAATCTCACCGGCGAGAAGGCGTTGACCCAGAACAAGATGGAGCCGTTCAAGTTCGGTTCGACCACCGGCTGGAACGTCGGCTTCACGCTGAACGCGGTGCCGCCGAAGAACCTGCCGTTCGGGCGCCTCGTGGCATGGGACCCGGTGCAGCAGAAGGAAGCCTGGCGCGCCGAATACGTCTCGCCGTGGAATGGCGGCACGCTGACCACCGCCGGCAACCTCGTGTTCCAGGGCACGGCTGACGGCCGCTTCGTCGCCTACAATGCCAAGACCGGCGAGAAGCTGTGGGAGAGCCCGCTCGGCACCGGCGCAGTGGCGGCGCCTGCGACCTATATGGTCGACGGCGTGCAGTACGTCTCGATCGCGGTCGGCTGGGGCGGGGTGTTCGGCATCAGCGCCCGCGCCACCGAGACCGAGGCACCGGGGACGGTGTACACCTTCGCGGTCGGCGGCAAGGCCAAGATGCCGGAATTCGCCAAGTATCAGATGGGCAACCTGCTCACCGGCATCGAATACGATCCGAAAGACGTGGCGGAGGGGACCGCGATCTACGTCGCGGCCTGTGCCACCTGCCACGGCGTGCCCGGGGTCGACCGCGGCGGCAACGTCAAGAACCTCGGCTACTCCACCACCGACCGGATCGCCCACCTGAAGGACATCGTGTTCAAGGGGCCGTTCCGCGACAAGGGGATGCCAGACTTCACCGGCAAGCTGACCGAGGCCGACGTGGTCAAGATCCAGGCCTTCATCCAAGGCACCGCGGACGCGATCCGGCCGAAGAAATAG
- a CDS encoding GrlR family regulatory protein, which translates to MRNGLYSIHVDLLDGRSGKGSGVALFRDGKILGGDAYLYYVGSYVVSGDSFKGEVTVTQHTPSPDANPLFGGQKEPVGVGVTGTSDGNAAVMTGTALVGKSSQLFRATLRWLAPAD; encoded by the coding sequence ATGAGGAACGGGCTGTATTCGATCCACGTTGATCTGCTCGACGGCCGCTCCGGCAAGGGCAGCGGCGTGGCGCTGTTTCGCGACGGCAAGATCCTCGGCGGCGACGCCTATCTGTATTATGTCGGCAGCTACGTGGTCTCCGGCGACAGCTTCAAGGGCGAGGTCACCGTCACCCAGCACACCCCGAGCCCGGACGCCAATCCGCTGTTCGGCGGCCAGAAGGAGCCGGTCGGGGTTGGCGTCACCGGCACGTCGGACGGCAACGCCGCAGTGATGACCGGCACGGCGCTGGTCGGCAAATCCAGCCAGCTTTTTCGCGCCACGCTGCGCTGGCTGGCCCCCGCCGACTGA